The Carassius carassius chromosome 34, fCarCar2.1, whole genome shotgun sequence genome has a segment encoding these proteins:
- the LOC132114899 gene encoding methyl-CpG-binding protein 2-like isoform X2 produces the protein MAAAESGEERLGEDKNEDQEGSKDKTQKQKKNKRERQDVEKLEATVSVPPPPPLLTQGDVGQQTEAGKSEPIDPEVGAALSAPESSASAKQRRSIIRDRGPLYDDPSLPQGWTRKLKQRKSGRSAGKFDVYLINPEGKAFRSKVELMAYFQKVGDTTTDPNDFDFTVTGRGSPSRREKRPPKKPKVVKPSGRGRGRPKGSGKVRQTTEGVAVKRVVEKSPGKLLVKMPFVVPKTEPGAPMVQAVVAKVRRGRKRKSEQEPPSTPKKRGRKPAAASQSAVGMGSAAAYTAAAILTAEAKKKAQKESSVKPVQERALPIKKRKTRETLEELEGSTTSTTETFVPVIAKRLTASTVTPTGEEVETGQKSHKHPGRKHKEASTDPGNGSSSSSSSGTATGGSGSGPKSHKKRDHRGQHFKHHHHHHHHQHHHHLQAMPPSTYTPQAHQLSLGHSTQGGPPVTTENEPQDLSTSRPKVEHVAFREEARTDSSSSRDAQNASKMASSDLRGQQKTVTGDGKELRDIVPPSAVPRPSREETVESRTPVSEPVS, from the exons atggccGCCGCAGAGAGCGGAGAGGAGAGACT AGGTGAGGACAAGAATGAAGACCAGGAGGGCTCAAAAGACAAGACGCAGaagcagaagaaaaacaaaagggAACGGCAAGATGTGGAAAAACTCGAGGCCACAGTGTCCGTTCCTCCACCCCCGCCTCTTCTTACGCAGGGGGATGTTGGACAACAGACAGAAGCAGGGAAGTCTGAACCCATTGACCCTGAAGTTGGAGCTGCTCTCAGCGCTCCAGAATCTTCCGCATCAGCCAAGCAGCGGCGTTCCATCATTCGGGACAGAGGCCCACTGTATGACGACCCTTCACTGCCTCAAGGTTGGACGCGGAAGCTGAAACAGCGCAAGTCGGGGCGATCCGCTGGAAAATTTGATGTCTACCTGATCAA cccAGAAGGGAAAGCCTTCCGTTCCAAAGTGGAGCTCATGGCGTACTTCCAAAAGGTGGGCGATACCACCACAGATCCCAATGACTTTGACTTCACAGTCACAGGCCGAGGGAGCCCCTCTCGCAGAGAAAAGAGACCACCAAAGAAGCCTAAAGTGGTCAAACCTTCTGGTCGAGGGAGGGGTCGACCCAAAGGCAGCGGCAAGGTACGGCAGACCACAGAAGGGGTGGCTGTGAAGCGTGTCGTTGAAAAGAGTCCAGGAAAACTCCTTGTAAAGATGCCCTTTGTGGTCCCCAAAACTGAACCAGGGGCTCCAATGGTGCAAGCCGTAGTTGCCAAAGTGCGCCGAGGGCGCAAGCGGAAATCAGAACAGGAACCACCGAGCACCCCCAAAAAACGTGGCCGCAAGCCAGCAGCTGCTTCACAGTCAGCGGTGGGGATGGGTTCAGCTGCTGCATACACGGCCGCAGCCATTCTCACCGCCGAGGCCAAGAAAAAAGCTCAGAAGGAGTCTTCCGTAAAGCCTGTTCAGGAGAGGGCACTTCCCATCAAGAAACGCAAAACTCGAGAGACTTTAGAGGAGTTGGAAGGATCCACCACCTCCACGACAGAGACGTTTGTTCCTGTGATAGCAAAACGACTGACTGCATCAACTGTGACCCCTACAGGGGAGGAGGTAGAAACGGGACAGAAGTCTCACAAGCATCCCGGCCGGAAGCACAAAGAGGCGTCTACAGATCCGGGGAACGgcagtagcagcagcagcagcagcgggaCGGCAACCGGCGGCAGTGGCAGCGGACCGAAGAGTCACAAGAAGAGAGATCATCGAGGGCAGCACTTTaaacaccaccaccatcatcaccaccaccaacACCACCACCATCTACAGGCCATGCCGCCCTCCACCTACACTCCACAGGCTCACCAGCTCTCCTTGGGTCACTCCACACAAGGGGGGCCGCCTGTGACAACAGAAAACGAACCCCAGGACTTGAGCACCTCCAGGCCCAAAGTGGAACATGTGGCCTTCCGGGAGGAAGCAAGAACTGATAGCTCCTCGAGCAGGGACGCTCAGAACGCAAGCAAGATGGCCTCCTCTGACCTGAGAGGGCAGCAGAAGACTGTGACGGGGGATGGCAAGGAGCTGAGAGACATTGTTCCTCCCTCCGCCGTTCCAAGGCCGAGCCGCGAGGAAACAGTCGAGTCCCGGACACCAGTGAGCGAGCCAGTGAGCTGA
- the LOC132114899 gene encoding methyl-CpG-binding protein 2-like isoform X1, which yields MAAAESGEERLRGEDKNEDQEGSKDKTQKQKKNKRERQDVEKLEATVSVPPPPPLLTQGDVGQQTEAGKSEPIDPEVGAALSAPESSASAKQRRSIIRDRGPLYDDPSLPQGWTRKLKQRKSGRSAGKFDVYLINPEGKAFRSKVELMAYFQKVGDTTTDPNDFDFTVTGRGSPSRREKRPPKKPKVVKPSGRGRGRPKGSGKVRQTTEGVAVKRVVEKSPGKLLVKMPFVVPKTEPGAPMVQAVVAKVRRGRKRKSEQEPPSTPKKRGRKPAAASQSAVGMGSAAAYTAAAILTAEAKKKAQKESSVKPVQERALPIKKRKTRETLEELEGSTTSTTETFVPVIAKRLTASTVTPTGEEVETGQKSHKHPGRKHKEASTDPGNGSSSSSSSGTATGGSGSGPKSHKKRDHRGQHFKHHHHHHHHQHHHHLQAMPPSTYTPQAHQLSLGHSTQGGPPVTTENEPQDLSTSRPKVEHVAFREEARTDSSSSRDAQNASKMASSDLRGQQKTVTGDGKELRDIVPPSAVPRPSREETVESRTPVSEPVS from the exons atggccGCCGCAGAGAGCGGAGAGGAGAGACT CAGAGGTGAGGACAAGAATGAAGACCAGGAGGGCTCAAAAGACAAGACGCAGaagcagaagaaaaacaaaagggAACGGCAAGATGTGGAAAAACTCGAGGCCACAGTGTCCGTTCCTCCACCCCCGCCTCTTCTTACGCAGGGGGATGTTGGACAACAGACAGAAGCAGGGAAGTCTGAACCCATTGACCCTGAAGTTGGAGCTGCTCTCAGCGCTCCAGAATCTTCCGCATCAGCCAAGCAGCGGCGTTCCATCATTCGGGACAGAGGCCCACTGTATGACGACCCTTCACTGCCTCAAGGTTGGACGCGGAAGCTGAAACAGCGCAAGTCGGGGCGATCCGCTGGAAAATTTGATGTCTACCTGATCAA cccAGAAGGGAAAGCCTTCCGTTCCAAAGTGGAGCTCATGGCGTACTTCCAAAAGGTGGGCGATACCACCACAGATCCCAATGACTTTGACTTCACAGTCACAGGCCGAGGGAGCCCCTCTCGCAGAGAAAAGAGACCACCAAAGAAGCCTAAAGTGGTCAAACCTTCTGGTCGAGGGAGGGGTCGACCCAAAGGCAGCGGCAAGGTACGGCAGACCACAGAAGGGGTGGCTGTGAAGCGTGTCGTTGAAAAGAGTCCAGGAAAACTCCTTGTAAAGATGCCCTTTGTGGTCCCCAAAACTGAACCAGGGGCTCCAATGGTGCAAGCCGTAGTTGCCAAAGTGCGCCGAGGGCGCAAGCGGAAATCAGAACAGGAACCACCGAGCACCCCCAAAAAACGTGGCCGCAAGCCAGCAGCTGCTTCACAGTCAGCGGTGGGGATGGGTTCAGCTGCTGCATACACGGCCGCAGCCATTCTCACCGCCGAGGCCAAGAAAAAAGCTCAGAAGGAGTCTTCCGTAAAGCCTGTTCAGGAGAGGGCACTTCCCATCAAGAAACGCAAAACTCGAGAGACTTTAGAGGAGTTGGAAGGATCCACCACCTCCACGACAGAGACGTTTGTTCCTGTGATAGCAAAACGACTGACTGCATCAACTGTGACCCCTACAGGGGAGGAGGTAGAAACGGGACAGAAGTCTCACAAGCATCCCGGCCGGAAGCACAAAGAGGCGTCTACAGATCCGGGGAACGgcagtagcagcagcagcagcagcgggaCGGCAACCGGCGGCAGTGGCAGCGGACCGAAGAGTCACAAGAAGAGAGATCATCGAGGGCAGCACTTTaaacaccaccaccatcatcaccaccaccaacACCACCACCATCTACAGGCCATGCCGCCCTCCACCTACACTCCACAGGCTCACCAGCTCTCCTTGGGTCACTCCACACAAGGGGGGCCGCCTGTGACAACAGAAAACGAACCCCAGGACTTGAGCACCTCCAGGCCCAAAGTGGAACATGTGGCCTTCCGGGAGGAAGCAAGAACTGATAGCTCCTCGAGCAGGGACGCTCAGAACGCAAGCAAGATGGCCTCCTCTGACCTGAGAGGGCAGCAGAAGACTGTGACGGGGGATGGCAAGGAGCTGAGAGACATTGTTCCTCCCTCCGCCGTTCCAAGGCCGAGCCGCGAGGAAACAGTCGAGTCCCGGACACCAGTGAGCGAGCCAGTGAGCTGA